Genomic window (Aquimarina sp. BL5):
TGATAGTTTTTCGAATTAAAAGACACTTCAGCTTTCTTACCAATTCCATCTTCACTTCCTCTTTCTGTAATGGATAATTCCGGTATCGCAGCAAAATCATTATACGTTGGACCACTTTTAGTAAATGTATATACTCCTAAAACAATCGCAACACTTGCTGCAACTGCATATATCCAAGAAGGCATTTTTATTACTTTAGTTTCTTTTTTAGCTGGCTTTTTCTCAAAAAACGAATCCCCTACTTTTTTCAAATTCTGTTCTAAATCAGACTGATTCTGTTCTAAATTCAGATTAGCATCCAAATAAGAACTCCATTCCTTATAAACTCTAAATTCTTCAGCAACTACCTGATCTTCCTCGATTATTCGAGATAACGTCTCTTCTTCCTTATTAGAAAGCTCGTCACTAATTTTTCGCTCAAAAAGTTCATATTTTTCTTCTGGGGTCATAACAAATTTTTTATTTTATTATACTTAGGAGCGCTTTGAACCATTTTTGTTAACTGGCCAATACATAGGGACTTCTTCTTGCGGACATACCCATAGGATTGTCCTAATTTTGATGCTACTTCTTCCATAGACTTTATAGTAAAGGTGGCTTTTAACAACTCTTTACAGGCATTTCCTAATTGGTCAAATACTTCTTTAAAAAGCTCATTTCTAGCCTCAAAAACTAAGGTTTCGTTAGCAAATTGAACACTCTCATCGTTAATAGATACTACCTCTTCATTAATTGTTACCTCTTTTGTAGTATTCTTTTTCAACTCATTTAACCACTTCCGTTTACAGAGTAAAAAGAAATAAGCATCAAACGGACAAGTAAGTATTAGTCCTTTTTCTATCGTCTGTTTATAAATTGTAATTAAAACTTCCTGAATTATATCCTGAGCCTTGGATTCGTCTCCGCTATTCTTCCTTATGTATCCTACAACCTTCGGAGCAAATTTTTCATAGATCTCTTCAATTACTCTACTATCATTATTTAAGAGAGCTTTGATATATTTCTGGTCAGCATGTGCTTTGTTAGTTCCCATAAATGATTTGTCTGGACATCTAAATTAAAAAAGTTTTTAAGAAAGAGGGTAACAAAAAATTAGTGTTGTTGATATGAAGATGTAAACAACAAAATTTAGAAAGTCCATATCGGGCAATTAAAACTAAAAAACATGAAAACAAATAGTACAACAATTACATTGCCGAATGATAGTAAGAATGTAAAACAAAAAATGATTAACTTTTTACTTTTAGGTGTAAGTATTCTTTTATTAACAAGCTGTAGTAGCAATGATGACAATGACATTATTGTGGAGCAATTTCTTGATGGATTAGAATTAGAAACTGAGATTATAGAAAATCGTGAAGAAGCTTTACAAACAACAATTCTAAATGCTGGTGGTTCTGGCGAGGTATATGGAGCAGAAGGTACTATCTTATATTTCCCAGTCAACAGCTTTGAAGATCAAAATGGCAATCCTGTTACAGGCGCTGTTACTATAGAATTAATTGAAATCTATGACAAAGCAAAGATGCTACTAACAAGAATGCCTACAAACGGAAAACGCCCTAATGGAGATGTAGAAACACTTGTTTCTGGCGGTGAATTTTACATAAATGCCAAACAAAATGGAGAACAATTACAACTTGTCAATGATTTTATGCTTTTTGCACCTGCAGATGAATTTGATGAGGATATGAGAATCTTTAATGGTCAGAACAATAATTGCGATGGAGACGAAATGCAATGTGATATTGTATGGGAAGAAGATGAACAAGGAGGTTTAGAACCAATCCAAAGAGAAGGTCCTAATGGACAAGGAGTTTCGGGATACGGAGGTTTTATTAGCAACTTTGGATGGACAAATTTAGACCGATGGTATAATTTTGAAGGCCCTAAAACAATAGCATATGCAGATGTACCACAAGGTTTTGATAATACTAATAGCAACGTATACATATCTTATGACGGAGAACCTACAGCATTAGCGCTATTAGATATTTACAACCCAGAAACTGGTTTATTCTCTGAACATTATGGGTTACTACCTATTGGATTAGAAGTACACTTCATTTTTGTATCTGTACAAGATGATCAATATGTGTATGCGATCCAAGGTGCAACCATAGGAGAAAATCATACAGAAGTAATTGGAACTACGACTACTGGAACAGAAGCAGAATTAGTTGCATTAATAAACGATCTCCCGTAGACAAACTTCACACTGGAATATGCATATTAGGTGATGGGGGTTACAGTAAATTTCAGAAAAATTCCGGAAGTTGACCTTCCGGAATTTTAATTCACTAAAGATTGTAATATCTGCGATTTAACTTTTTGTTTATCTTTATTAACACTAACAACAAATCATGAATAGATTTTCGGCTTTATTTACAACCTTATTGTTTCCTTTTCTCTGTATTGGACAAATATTAACTAACGACACCATACCCAGAATAGCACCAATATCCTATGAAATCCAAGGAAATCAAGTAAATTACAAGGCCAAAATGCCTACTCTTAATCAAATTGCTGGTGCTCCTAAGGCTTTCTACACTTATTATTGGGAATTTGGAGATGGTAATTATAGTTTTAAATCAACCCCAACACATACCTATAAAAAAAATGGCAAATATGATGCTAAATTATGGGCAACAAATAACTATGACAACGGAAAACCTCCCGCAAGCAGACCAAAATCTGTAAACGTCGATAACGTACAAGACGAAGCATCTATTGAAGATAATTTTCCTTTCACTGAAGATGATGATTTGATTTTAAAAAGAAATCGCGAACCCATTCCTGATCAAGAAATGGTGTTTATTACTAGCTACAAGAATAATAATAACTATGTCTCCAGTGGGAAATTATATCTGTTTTATAATGACAGACAATTTAAGAATGATAATTTTATTATAGAAGATACTCGATTACATTATGGAGAACGAATCGTTCCTTTGGATGCTGTTACCACCATACTTCCGGAAAATGATGATCGCTCTTTATTAGTTTCAAACAGTACT
Coding sequences:
- a CDS encoding RNA polymerase sigma factor; its protein translation is MGTNKAHADQKYIKALLNNDSRVIEEIYEKFAPKVVGYIRKNSGDESKAQDIIQEVLITIYKQTIEKGLILTCPFDAYFFLLCKRKWLNELKKNTTKEVTINEEVVSINDESVQFANETLVFEARNELFKEVFDQLGNACKELLKATFTIKSMEEVASKLGQSYGYVRKKKSLCIGQLTKMVQSAPKYNKIKNLL